The following are from one region of the Plodia interpunctella isolate USDA-ARS_2022_Savannah chromosome 25, ilPloInte3.2, whole genome shotgun sequence genome:
- the LOC128680836 gene encoding titin: MNSKKGKGKNKSNKPPNPNPPQKTEDAKSPDKAEDPVVDKAESEIKIEERVPEIISDIVPPIILPSEDSKSVEEPKKPKRNRGKKKKHEKDELEESGDDKTVEKVEEEVKLIPAPDDENKVEVIEDKSLEQPKLDVPTMTPSARKKKNKNKNPNVEQQIKITENISKIEEPKEELSVEANVSNVDIKCDVLPKPTEDEIKPAKKKNKKKKRHDSEKSDKTEEISCTSAFQQLLAEEVEKQDTKNSVSESKIESIPEVMSEFQTHQLKQDIIEENVTKENKNKKKGKKEKHAVSTADIKGEIEHPVEKEKVSILSDIIPQDISAEGDKVIEERAPEEIRVTSEDQEKTKAKIAKPVDKKRKEKSNQALKQGELAENIIIQEIPKSEEIPTSNIKESLQEQSKCEEICFENKAEELKEFASTSESNLPHMEKKRKKSPKPHQKQDPKGTGPRETENEEIKSKDEITDERETRNKETIITQIQEQSTIEDIQKCKILETPVAITTEPECTKESLPHASTTTTSLEVKSGKKRKKSPKPMTKLEITEEKKDIVKETETTKETKTLFDSAKDLKSIAIPVSKQGEEKTDLFCDMPLMEEIEISSIKADESEGSVVEIMPDIQHPRASSQQRVDDNNNTIIREVVSPSDVKLSIPVFVPDTPFIQEEGNPLTSPELVASGIRIIDVEANVVKPTEEKTDIKSKMMEVNQDMEELRLSIERSLAELTCIEKTEENIESQFENKNKMVETKSDYTSITSSQMESKSIGEESQITESPILMIEKKPMDALMAVPSPPPKSNKKQKQKMEESLKPSLPVIPLPPPLPKKDSKPITEETKIPETDISSDIPAVPARKDNKGKGKSKKKGKQETGQVTTATESSSSSSATQCSKENVQDSKQEEKKEQKPDNSQDNTKKQSDNLDNKSDSDEIPRSEETSQILTEFEPIENFEDAMTSSLDDVNQTFEMIANESAGSNVNPEINITAPTEESKSDTKDVKQNPVTPPKNLLGHPVIPVRSNKMDYKKEKNKTPNTILAKVKIKDSIEIESKKQSKECQTDNLKKLMKKKAIDESISSLNENEEFVYKYSFRKVFLPNVCHVCKKELKPLRVSCSYCHLLFYCSQKHKDEDWPQHQAFCFAVSTIVHLKGQKHIYEDAATITGHNYRLLRMQMIVSCEKILKRKLVPWEQEALLYPRVCGDVQCREWRLNKLADCDGCGQISYCSSVPDHLPSSHQRWCKSYSLYQKLVCYQQTQGRLEPKLPGRVITGYYQVPDKINEVLAAMYEEKIDMNDVQYAALTQLATAPLTAVYSFQVYTNKMNAIYANGTYKKTSFTIHVIGAELQFEADALNKWEVFFLHLRPDITELRVCLIAPDLNPSNLPLDLLGKIRLCAQCRQDNRRVLFSFQDKMTYSEYYRSDDFITPDIVCAFNPSIQRSSVFNGKDPWPAAINCILKQKIPFIVTSYTLDELRRDLTRIKECTEFNIISDPKYNNFASVRPDRNFISDDEIPLLFKNYCFAIISGVF, encoded by the exons ATGAACTCTAAAAAAGGGAAaggcaaaaataaatctaataaaccCCCCAACCCTAACCCTCCACAAAAAACTGAAGATGCAAAATCTCCTGATAAAGCGGAAGATCCTGTCGTCGATAAAGCtgaaagtgaaataaaaattgaagaacGTGTCCCCGAAATTATTAGTGATATTGTGCCCCCAATTATTCTGCCATCTGAAGACTCGAAAAGTGTTGAGGAACCTAAGAAACCAAAAAGAAACAGAGGTAAGAAGAAGAAACATGAAAAAGATGAATTGGAAGAAAGTGGTGATGATAAAACTGTAGAAAAGGTTGAAGAAGAGGTAAAATTGATTCCAGCGCCAGATGATGAAAACAAAGTTGAAGTGATAGAAGATAAAAGCCTAGAACAGCCAAAATTAGATGTACCAACTATGACTCCATCAGCtcgtaaaaagaaaaacaaaaataaaaacccaAATGTagaacaacaaataaaaattacagaaaatatttcgaaaattgAAGAACCGAAAGAGGAGTTATCCGTTGAAGCCAATGTCTCAAACGTAGATATAAAATGTGACGTGTTACCTAAACCCACAGAAGATGAAATAAAACCTGCtaagaaaaagaataaaaagaaaaaacgcCACGATTCTGAAAAGTCTGACAAGACTGAAGAGATATCATGTACGTCGGCGTTTCAACAACTACTGGCTGAGGAAGTTGAAAAACAGGATACTAAAAATTCTGTATCTGAAAGCAAAATTGAAAGTATTCCTGAGGTTATGTCTGAATTTCAAACCCATCAGCTAAAACAAGATATTATTGAAGAAAATGTtactaaagaaaataaaaataaaaagaaaggtaaaaaagaaaagcatGCTGTATCGACTGCTGATATAAAAGGAGAAATTGAACATCCAGTTGAGAAAGAAAAGGTCAGTATATTATCTGATATTATTCCTCAAGATATTTCAGCTGAAGGAGATAAAGTAATAGAAGAACGTGCTCCTGAAGAAATCAGAGTTACAAGCGAAGACCAAGAGAAGACTAAAGCTAAAATCGCAAAACCTGTTGATAAAAAACGCaaagaaaaatcaaatcaagCATTGAAACAGGGCGAGTTAGCCGAAAATATAATCATTCAAGAAATACCTAAATCAGAAGAGATACCTACTTCGAACATTAAAGAATCCTTGCAAGAACAATCAAAATGTGaagaaatatgttttgaaaACAAGGCAGAGGAACTGAAAGAGTTCGCATCTACATCGGAATCCAATCTACCACATatggaaaagaaaagaaaaaagtcaCCTAAACCACATCAAAAACAAGATCCTAAGGGAACTGGACCTCGGGAGActgaaaatgaagaaataaagtCGAAGGATGAAATTACTGACGAAAGAGaaacaagaaataaagaaactaTTATTACTCAAATTCAAGAACAATCTACTATTGAAgatattcaaaaatgtaaGATTTTAGAAACACCTGTTGCAATCACAACTGAACCTGAGTGTACTAAAGAGTCTCTTCCACATGCTTCAACAACAACTACAAGTTTAGAAGTAAAATCTGGTAAAAAGAGAAAGAAGTCTCCCAAACCTATGACAAAACTGGAAATCACAGAAGAGAAAAAAGATATTGTAAAAGAAACAGAGACTACAAAAGAGACCAAGACGCTATTTGATTCAGcaaaagatttaaaatctATAGCTATACCTGTATCTAAACAAGGTGAAGAAAAAACAGACCTATTTTGTGATATGCCACTTATGGAAGAAATTGAAATCAGTAGCATAAAAGCAGATGAATCTGAAGGGTCCGTTGTTGAAATAATGCCTGATATACAACATCCACGTGCATCTAGTCAACAACGAGTTGACGATAATAACAATACTATCATAAGAGAAGTAGTTTCACCTAGCGATGTTAAGCTAAGTATTCCAGTATTTGTTCCCGATACACCTTTCATACAGGAAGAAGGCAATCCATTAACGTCTCCAGAACTTGTAGCATCTGGAATCAGAATCATCGACGTTGAGGCAAATGTAGTGAAACCAACTGAAGAAAAAACTGACATAAAGTCCAAAATGATGGAAGTAAATCAGGATATGGAAGAGCTAAGATTGTCAATTGAAAGATCTTTAGCTGAGCTTACATGTATAGAAAAGACTGAAGAAAATATTGAGTcacaatttgaaaataaaaataaaatggttgaAACCAAATCAGATTATACTAGCATAACCAGTTCTCAAATGGAATCTAAAAGCATTGGCGAAGAAAGCCAAATTACTGAATCtccaattttgatgattgaGAAAAAACCGATGGATGCTTTAATGGCAGTTCCGAGTCCACCtccaaaaagtaataaaaaacagaaacaGAAAATGGAAGAATCACTAAAGCCTTCATTGCCAGTTATTCCACTGCCACCGCCACTTCCAAAAAAAGACTCGAAACCTATCACAGAAGAAACTAAAATACCTGAGACTGATATATCTTCTGATATCCCAGCTGTCCCTGCTAGAAAAGATAACAAAGGTAAAGGCAAATCAAAAAAGAAAGGTAAACAAGAAACTGGACAAGTAACTACGGCTACTGAATCTAGTTCTAGTTCTAGTGCGACACAGTGTTCTAAAGAAAATGTTCAAGATAGTaaacaagaagaaaaaaaagagcAAAAACCTGACAACTCACAAGATAATACCAAAAAGCAATCTGAcaatttagataataaaagTGATAGCGACGAAATTCCAAGAAGTGAGGAAAcaagtcaaattttaacaGAATTTGAGCCGATTGAAAACTTTGAAGATGCCATGACATCTAGTTTAGATGATGTGAATCAAACTTTTGAAATGATTGCAAATGAATCTGCTGGATCTAATGTAAATCCTGAAATTAATATCACAGCTCCTACTGAAGAATCAAAGTCAGATACAAAAGATGTAAAACAAAACCCGGTTACGCCGCCAAAAAACTTGTTAGGCCATCCCGTTATTCCTGTACGATCGAATAAAATGGactacaaaaaagaaaagaataaaacaCCGAACACAATACTCGccaaagtgaaaataaaagactCGATCGAAATAGAATCAAAAAAGCAATCAAAAGAATGTCAAACAGATAACTTAAAGAAACTAATGAAGAAGAAAGCTATCGATGAATCAATATCATCTTTGAATGAAAATGAGGAGTTTGTGTACAAGTATAGTTTTAGGAAAGTGTTTCTTCCCAATGTTTGTCACGTGTGCAAGAAAGAGCTGAAACCTTTGAGGGTATCGTGTAGTTATTGCCATTTGCTGTTCTATTGCAGTCAGAAGCACAAAGACGAGGATTGGCCTCAGCATCAGGCATTCTGTTTTGCTGTGTCTACTATTGTTCATCTCAAAg GCCAAAAACACATTTACGAAGACGCGGCAACCATAACCGGTCACAACTACCGTCTCCTCCGAATGCAGATGATCGTCTCATGCGAGAAAATCCTCAAAAGGAAGCTGGTCCCTTGGGAACAGGAGGCTCTCTTGTATCCCAGAGTGTGTGGAGACGTTCAGTGTCGAGAGTGGAGACTGAATAAGTTGGCGGACTGCGATGGGTGTGGCCAg ATATCATACTGCTCCAGCGTCCCAGACCACCTTCCGAGCTCCCATCAGCGTTGGTGCAAGTCCTACTCCTTATACCAGAAGCTGGTCTGTTACCAACAGACCCAGGGAAGGTTGGAGCCGAAGCTGCCTGGTAGAGTGATAACAGGGTATTATCAAGTACCGGATAAGATTAATGAAGTATTGGCTGCCATGTATGAGGAGAAGATTG ATATGAACGACGTGCAATACGCAGCCCTCACCCAGCTCGCCACGGCGCCTCTCACTGCCGTCTACAGCTTCCAGGTGTACACTAACAAGATGAACGCTATCTATGCAAACGGGACTTACAAG AAAACCTCCTTCACAATCCATGTGATCGGCGCCGAGTTACAGTTCGAAGCAGACGCCCTCAATAAATGGGAGGTGTTCTTCTTACACCTGCGACCTGACATCACGGAACTGAGGGTGTGCCTCATAGCTCCTGACCTGAACCCGTCTAATCTGCCACTAGATTTGCTTGGAAAGATCAG GTTGTGCGCACAATGTCGTCAGGACAATCGCCGTGTGCTCTTCAGCTTCCAGGACAAGATGACCTACAGCGAGTACTACAGGAGCGACGATTTCATCACGCCGGATATTG TGTGTGCGTTCAACCCGAGCATTCAACGGTCTTCAGTTTTCAATGGCAAAGACCCCTGGCCTGCGGCTATCAACTGCATTCTCAAGCAGAAGATCCCATTTATTGTAACCTCATATACGTTAGATGAGTTACGTCGGGACTTGACTAGAATAAAAGAATGCACagaatttaacattatttctgATCCAAAATACAACAACTTTGCAAGTGTAAGACCTGATAGGAACTTCATATCTGATGACGAGATACCATTGCTGTTCAAGAATTACTGTTTTGCTATAATTAGTGGTGTTTTTTAA
- the LOC128680784 gene encoding hyaluronidase-5-like — MRSFLFFVLASYAVRCDDNYYVIEMPEQSSKRVETRRPFKVYWNVPTMQCISKQVPFNDLDRFGIIQNTGDSFRGDKIAILYDPGLFPALLKNETSGKYKFRNGGVPQEGNLENHIKAFKDILETSIPDASFDGIGIIDFESWRPVFRQNFGVLVPYKDVSIEIENKLHWWWPKNWMQAEAKRRFEEAGRAFMQTTIQVAKQMRPRAQWGYYGFPYCFNMAADKMPTCSDDVMRENNGLYWLWSESRVLYPSVYSSVELTTSELSSMICGRVSEAIRVRRQGSPVLPYFWFRYREGGFLSKEDLTTALKTFYSSGADGFIIWGSSKDVNTAEKCTELLNYMVNVMGPAIAKYTNDSRKATEELYDELIFNYTRTGGNYDTKNKTGFVPDPDYVWVPPQNYSQNIVQHVKDLIRSNRFNDTDENEATPESSVLLNIFHHLIINEDEDSINKNDKRETTESYSIFSEDYYNTVSTTTKYWSTTEDFYVITAVTSTDSTTTDINDSDTDESTEYPTTESTTQTESSDFETSTTGSYTTESYKEIILDVNMTEFQNNQKLSKNEKKGMPSKDNQDSSADDVDDSKNNKKGLPKRKYFEDNDDDTINVPIVHQVSRSSAELPLLSMPILLVLYGLMDCLKCLGI, encoded by the exons ATGCGTTCGTTTCTGTTTTTCGTTTTGGCCAGTTACGCCGTCAGATGTGATGATAA CTATTACGTCATAGAGATGCCGGAGCAGTCAAGCAAACGGGTCGAGACGAGACGGCCTTTCAAAGTATACTGGAACGTGCCCACTATGCAGTGCATCTCTAAGCAGGTTCCATTCAACGACCTGGATCGATTTG GTATAATACAGAACACAGGTGACAGCTTTCGAGGAGATAAGATTGCTATCCTCTACGACCCTGGTCTGTTCCCCGCCTTGCTGAAGAATGAAACCAGTGGAAAATACAAGTTCAGGAATGGGGGGGTCCCGCAAGAAGGAAACCTGGAAAACCATATAAAGGcctttaaagatattttggaGACGAGCATTCCTGATGCGAGTTTTGATG GAATTGGTATCATCGACTTCGAATCATGGAGACCAGTTTTTCGTCAGAACTTCGGGGTGCTGGTGCCGTACAAAGACGTCTCCATTGAAATAGAGAACAAACTGCATTGGTGGTGGCCCAAGAACTGGATGCAGGCTGAG GCAAAACGTCGTTTCGAAGAAGCAGGCCGGGCGTTCATGCAGACCACAATCCAGGTAGCCAAGCAGATGCGGCCGCGCGCCCAGTGGGGGTACTACGGGTTCCCCTACTGCTTCAACATGGCGGCAGACAAAATGCCGACGTGCTCTGATGATGTTATGCGAGAGAATAAcgg ACTCTACTGGCTGTGGTCTGAAAGCAGAGTTCTCTATCCATCAGTGTACAGTTCAGTCGAGCTGACGACCTCCGAACTGAGCTCTATGATATGTGGCCGCGTGTCTGAAGCGATCAGAGTTCGCAGACAAGGCTCTCCGGTGCTGCCTTACTTCTGGTTCAGATATAGAGAAGGAGGATTTCTgtctaaa gaGGACCTCACCACGGCTCTCAAAACATTCTACTCATCTGGCGCAGACGGCTTCATTATTTGGGGAAGTTCCAAAGACGTTAACACAGCTGAGAAATGCACagaattacttaattatatggTTAATGTTATGGGTCCAGCCATCGCCAAATATACTAACGATTCCAGAAAAGCTACTGAAGAATTATATGACGaacttattttcaattatacaaGGACAGGTGGAAATTATGATACAAAGAATAAAACTGGGTTTGTACCAGATCCAGATTATGTTTGGGTCCCTCCACAGAATTACTCGCAAAATATAGTACAGCATGTTAAAGACCTTATTAGAAGTAATAGATTTAATGACACCGATGAAAACGAAGCAACACCAGAAAGcagtgttttattaaatatatttcatcatttaattataaatgaagatgaagatagtataaataaaaacgataAGAGAGAGACGACAGAAAGTTATTCAATTTTCAGtgaagattattataatacagttagcacaacaacaaaatattggaGCACAACCGaagatttttatgtaataacagCGGTGACTTCTACTGATAGTACTACAACTGATATAAATGATTCTGATACTGATGAGTCTACAGAATACCCTACAACTGAATCAACAACGCAAACCGAATCCTCTGATTTCGAAACATCAACAACAGGTTCATATACTACCGAAagttataaagaaataattctaGATGTAAATATGACAGAGTTTCAAAATAAccaaaaattaagtaaaaatgaaaagaaaggAATGCCATCAAAGGATAATCAAGATAGTTCTGCAGATGATGTAGACgactcaaaaaataataagaaaggATTGccaaagagaaaatattttgaagataatgatgatgacaCCATCAATGTGCCTATTGTCCATCAG gtctcccgctcATCGGCAGAGCTCCCTCTGCTGTCTATGCCGATTCTTCTTGTGCTCTATGGACTAATGGACTGTCTTAAATGTTTGGGGATTTAG